Genomic segment of Pseudothermotoga hypogea DSM 11164 = NBRC 106472:
TGTTGCCACAAGCCCCCATTTTCTAAGTAACGGTTTCCATCGTAGTCAATCTCTGGCATGTATTTGGCCTCGATCTGTCTCCACAGTTTTCTCCTTTCCTCTGGTGTTAGGTTTGGATTCTGGTAAACCACGTGCTGAAACTCGTCGACACAGACACCGTACGCAACAAAGTTCAGAGCTTTCCATGCGTGCACGAGTTTCGCTTGCTCCGCGCGATCTTTGTAGAAGAGCTCCATCCAGGGCCAGGCGAGGAACTCCATGCCCATGGAATGGACCTCGCAGGCCTCAGTGGTGGGCCAATAGTACTCGGGGACCTCGAAGTTCCGACTCCTGTATACTTGGAAGGCGTGACCCGCCTCGTGGGTCAACACCTCTACATCGTGAGAAGTCCCATTGAAGTTCGCAAATATAAACGGAGATTTGTAATCGGGTATGAAGTCGCAGAATCCCCCAGGATATTTGCCCTCCCTACTGTCCAGATCCATCAGTTCGTTTGTCAGCATGAAGTTGAAAAACTCCCCCGTTGCATCTGACATCTGCTCGTACATCATTTTCGCTGCCTCGACAAGTTCCGTTCGCGTACCCGCCGGCCGCGGATCGCCTTCTTTCAAAAGTATAGGCATGTCGTAATACTTGAGTTTTTCTATCTTCAGCATCTCTCTTTGTTTTTCCCTGAGTTTTTGGAGCAGTGGCACGATTTTCATCTGAACGCCATTTCTGAGCTTCGCCACGTCTTCAACCGTGTAGTCTGACCTTTTCAGTCTCAGATATGCGAGCGGTACGAACGATTCAAAGCCAAGTTTTCTTGCCATTTCGTGCCTGATCTTGACTAAGTGATCGTAGATCTCGTCCAGCTGGTCTTGGTTCCTCGCGAAAAACTCATACCTTGCTTCGCAAGCGCGCCTTCTGGTGTCCCTGTCTGGTGAGAGCTCGTA
This window contains:
- a CDS encoding M3 family oligoendopeptidase, which gives rise to MKFSEMPYERPNLDKMKVEFEKAIANLRDAQKPSQAVEAVKTVNRLRNNFHSALSLAFIRYCMNTRDEFYAKEKDFYDEALPHVEALLFNFYKTLLESRFKEELEKIFKSQLFNVAEMTVKTFRPTIIEDLERENKLSTSYANLVSSAQVEFDGRKLTLSQLRAYELSPDRDTRRRACEARYEFFARNQDQLDEIYDHLVKIRHEMARKLGFESFVPLAYLRLKRSDYTVEDVAKLRNGVQMKIVPLLQKLREKQREMLKIEKLKYYDMPILLKEGDPRPAGTRTELVEAAKMMYEQMSDATGEFFNFMLTNELMDLDSREGKYPGGFCDFIPDYKSPFIFANFNGTSHDVEVLTHEAGHAFQVYRSRNFEVPEYYWPTTEACEVHSMGMEFLAWPWMELFYKDRAEQAKLVHAWKALNFVAYGVCVDEFQHVVYQNPNLTPEERRKLWRQIEAKYMPEIDYDGNRYLENGGLWQQQMHIYESPFYYIDYVIAQFCAFQLLKRSFEDRVSTLRDYTKLCDLGGSLSFQQLLKVANIDSPFSETVVESLGKWLYEMIDSQINRLKSSS